From the Paraburkholderia sp. PREW-6R genome, one window contains:
- the fghA gene encoding S-formylglutathione hydrolase, producing the protein MPELLSSHACHGGEQRIYKHDSQTIGLPMRFSVYLPPQALQPAANVPALFYLAGLTCTEETFPVKAGAQRFAAQHGIALIAPDTSPRGAGVPGESAAWDFGVGAGFYVDATQQPWAKHYRMYSYVRDELRETVLAHLPVDGARLGIFGHSMGGHGALMLALRNPEIYRSVSAFAPIAAPSRCPWGVKAFSGYLGEDREAWKHYDASELVARASQKFAEGILVDQGLADQFLAEQLNPDLFEAACKAAGQPLTLRRHEGYDHGYYFISTFIEDHLAHHAKVLLG; encoded by the coding sequence CTCTTGTCTTCGCATGCCTGCCACGGCGGCGAGCAGCGTATTTACAAACACGATTCGCAGACCATCGGTCTGCCGATGCGCTTCTCGGTCTACCTGCCGCCGCAAGCGCTGCAACCCGCTGCCAACGTCCCTGCGCTGTTCTATCTCGCGGGTCTGACCTGCACCGAAGAAACGTTTCCGGTGAAGGCCGGCGCGCAGCGCTTCGCCGCGCAGCACGGTATCGCGCTGATTGCGCCAGACACGAGTCCGCGCGGCGCGGGCGTTCCGGGCGAAAGCGCGGCGTGGGATTTTGGCGTGGGCGCGGGCTTTTATGTCGACGCCACGCAGCAGCCGTGGGCGAAGCACTACCGCATGTATTCGTACGTGCGCGACGAGCTGCGCGAAACGGTGCTCGCCCATCTACCGGTGGACGGCGCGCGTCTCGGCATCTTCGGGCATTCAATGGGCGGTCACGGAGCGCTGATGCTGGCGCTGCGCAATCCGGAGATCTATCGCTCGGTGTCCGCGTTCGCGCCGATCGCTGCGCCGTCGCGTTGCCCGTGGGGCGTGAAGGCGTTCAGTGGCTATCTGGGCGAGGACCGCGAAGCATGGAAGCACTACGACGCGAGCGAGCTGGTCGCGCGGGCGTCGCAGAAATTCGCTGAAGGGATTCTGGTCGATCAGGGGCTGGCAGACCAGTTTCTCGCCGAGCAACTGAATCCGGACCTGTTCGAGGCAGCATGCAAGGCAGCCGGTCAGCCGCTCACGCTGCGTCGTCATGAAGGTTACGACCACGGCTATTACTTCATCTCGACGTTCATCGAGGATCACCTCGCGCATCATGCGAAGGTGTTGCTGGGATAA
- a CDS encoding metal ABC transporter permease, whose protein sequence is MFEYDFMVNAFAASGIVAVLAGVVGYFLVMRGQTFAGHALSHVGFTGATGAVLIGISPIWGMIGFTLAAGVGMGALGERLAGRDVAIGVILSLSLGFGLLFLHFFTAYATQVTALLFGNVLGVNTSTLGVLAALGVISLGALAAIMRPLLFASLQPELAEAKGVSLRLVSVLFLAIAALAVAACTQIVGVLLVFTLMVGPAAAAQNMTTRLSTGLVLAALFALAQAWIGLTLAFYTDWPTSFWITVLSAVVYGASLLRRR, encoded by the coding sequence ATGTTTGAATACGATTTCATGGTGAACGCATTCGCGGCGTCGGGGATCGTCGCGGTGCTGGCGGGTGTGGTCGGCTACTTTCTGGTGATGCGCGGACAGACCTTCGCGGGCCATGCGCTGTCACACGTCGGCTTTACCGGCGCGACCGGCGCAGTGTTGATCGGCATCTCGCCAATCTGGGGGATGATCGGCTTCACGCTCGCGGCAGGTGTCGGCATGGGCGCGCTCGGCGAGCGGCTCGCGGGCCGCGACGTGGCGATCGGCGTGATCCTTTCACTGTCGCTCGGCTTCGGGCTGCTGTTTCTACACTTCTTCACCGCGTACGCCACGCAGGTCACCGCACTGCTGTTCGGCAACGTGCTCGGCGTCAATACTTCGACACTCGGCGTGCTGGCGGCGCTCGGCGTCATCAGTCTGGGCGCGCTCGCCGCCATCATGCGGCCGCTGCTGTTCGCCTCGTTGCAGCCGGAACTCGCGGAAGCCAAGGGTGTGTCGCTGCGTCTGGTCTCGGTGCTGTTTCTCGCGATTGCGGCACTCGCCGTGGCGGCGTGTACGCAGATTGTCGGCGTGTTGCTGGTGTTCACGCTGATGGTCGGTCCGGCCGCGGCCGCGCAGAACATGACGACGCGTCTTTCAACCGGCCTCGTCCTCGCGGCGCTTTTTGCGCTCGCGCAGGCGTGGATCGGGTTGACGCTCGCGTTCTATACGGATTGGCCGACGAGCTTCTGGATCACCGTGCTCTCGGCCGTGGTGTATGGCGCGAGCCTGTTGCGGCGGCGCTAG